The following coding sequences lie in one Cucurbita pepo subsp. pepo cultivar mu-cu-16 chromosome LG13, ASM280686v2, whole genome shotgun sequence genomic window:
- the LOC111808820 gene encoding phosphatidylinositol-3-phosphatase myotubularin-1-like isoform X2 — protein MRIIVFGFRPRTKQRRKVYDALLKCMKPARIWDLYAFKSGPSKYSNTDPKVRLLNEYFRLLGKGSLRASMGMIEDGSFTLSNELWRITDINSSYTLCQTYPFALVVPKHISDAEILQASTFRARCRLPVVSWCNPGTGAVLARSSQPLVGLMMNMRSNTDEKLVAALCSYLVSVQGPSRRKLYIADARPRKNALANGAMGGGSESSSNYFQSEIVFFGIDNIHAMRESLTRLREYLDTHGEKSSDGMSSFLRHGGWTWGGGNLSSMSASVSTLGDSGWLIHVQSVLAGSAWIAARVALEKATVLVHCSDGWDRTTQLVSLASLLLDPYYRTITGFQALVEKDWLAFGHPFSDRSGMPTISGSGNMPYELSRQSSTGSFSTSPMRQPSGSFTSPASSPPPSQTSNNCSPIFLQWVDCVSQLLRMYPFAFEFSSAFLVDLLDCMLSCRFGNFLCNCEKERQQCAVSEVCGCIWAYLADLRASEGSSHVHYNLFYDPTKHEGPLLPPAAALAPTLWPQFHLRWACPKESQAGELEVRCRKMAIKFSEMQKEKEIAERKTQEMTAAMESIKSELQNEKQLSVSARNIAKSANKECEAIKRAIQSLGCKVQVSSNGYCTVDIEGDLMKSNQKNRPASRRASHRSLPSSEDNDLSLSITVTEDDVPKDSPSHVCEALCPLRTHDKACRWPDAGCAHLGSQFIGLKANFDAFDQLSIYDGYFKPE, from the exons ATGAGAATTATTGTCTTTGGCTTTCGTCCAAGAACAAAACAG AGGCGTAAAGTATATGATGCATTACTGAAGTGTATGAAACCTGCAAGAATATGGGATCTATATGCATTCAAGTCCGGTCCATCCAAGTATAGTAATACAGACCCAAAAGTTCGCTTGCTAAATGAGTATTTTCGGCTTCTTGGAAAGGGTTCCCTACGTGCATCGATGGGTATGATTGAAGATGGATCATTTACATTGTCCAATGAATTGTGGAGAATAACTGACATCAATTCCAGTTATACTCTGTGCCAGACTTATCCATTTGCATTAGTTGTTCCAAAACACATTag TGATGCAGAAATTTTGCAGGCTTCTACCTTTCGTGCTAGATGTCGATTGCCTGTTGTTTCGTGGTGCAATCCTG GTACTGGAGCTGTTCTTGCGCGTTCCTCCCAACCCTTAGTTGGTCTTATGATGAATATGAGAAG TAATACTGATGAAAAGCTTGTTGCTGCACTTTGCTCGTATCTTGTTAGCGTTCAAGGGCCATCACGTAG gaAGCTTTATATAGCTGATGCAAGGCCTAGAAAAAATGCTTTAGCAAATGGAGCTATGGGTGGTGGCTCGGAGTCTTCgtcaaattattttcaatctgAG ATAGTCTTTTTTGGGATTGACAACATACATGCAATGAGGGAAAGTCTTACCCGGCTCAGAGAGTACTTGGATACTCATGGTGAAAAATCATCTGATGGAATGTCATCATTCTTG AGACACGGCGGATGGACTTGGGGTGGGGGTAATCTTAGTAGTATGTCTGCATCTGTATCAACACTGGGAGATAGTGGCTGGTTAATCCATGTTCAAAGTGTCTTGGCTGGTTCCGCATGGATTGCTGCACGTGTTGCTTTGGAAAAAGCAACTGTACTAGTTCATTGCAG TGATGGCTGGGACAGAACAACACAACTAGTTTCACTTGCTAGCTTACTACTTGATCCTTATTACCGGACGATCACTGGATTTCAG GCACTGGTTGAAAAGGATTGGCTGGCATTTGGTCATCCTTTCTCAGATCGATCTGGCATGCCGACCATATCAGGAAGTGGTAACATGCCATATGAACTCTCTAGGCAGTCTTCAACTGGAAGTTTTTCTACTTCACCTATGCGTCAGCCATCGGGATCATTCACATCTCCAGCTTCCAGTCCTCCTCCCTCACAAACATCAAACAACTGTTCTCCCATATTTTTACAG TGGGTTGATTGTGTTTCTCAACTTTTGCGCATGTATCCCTTTGCTTTCGAGTTCTCTTCA GCATTCCTGGTGGATCTGTTGGATTGTATGCTTTCCTGTCGCTTTGGGAACTTCTTATGCAATTG TGAGAAGGAGCGGCAGCAATGTGCAGTCTCTGAAGTTTGCGGCTGTATATGGGCGTATTTAGCTGATTTACGAGCTTCGGAAGGAAGTTCGCACGTGCATTACAACCTTTTCTATGATCCTACCAAACATGAAGGTCCACTCTTACCTCCTGCAGCAGCTCTAGCTCCAACTCTCTGGCCACAATTCCATCTTCGTTGGGCTTGCCCTAAAGAATCCCAAGCTGGAGAACTTGAAGTCAGATGCAGGAAAATGGCTATAAAATTCTCTGAAATGCAGAAG GAGAAAGAAATAGCCGAGAGAAAAACGCAAGAGATGACGGCTGCCATGGAATCGATAAAATCAGAGTTACAGAACGAGAAGCAGTTAAGTGTATCTGCTAGGAATATTGCAAAAAGTGCAAACAAAGAATGTGAAGCCATAAAGAGAGCAATTCAGTCTCTAGGTTGCAAGGTTCAAGTCTCTAGTAATGGTTATTGTACTGTTGACATTGAGGGCGACCTGATGAAATCCAATCAGAAAAATCGTCCTGCTTCGAGAAGGGCTTCGCATCGTTCACTGCCTTCTAGTGAAGACAATGACCTCTCCCTTTCTATCACGGTTACAGAAGATGATGTTCCAAAGGACTCCCCCAGTCACGTCTGCGAAGCTCTTTGCCCATTGCGCACTCACGACAAAGCTTGCCGGTGGCCCGATGCTGGTTGTGCTCATTTGGGTAGCCAATTTATCGGACTAAAGGCAAATTTCGACGCATTCGATCAACTATCCATATATGATGGTTATTTCAAGCCAGAGTGA
- the LOC111808879 gene encoding ATP-dependent RNA helicase DDX42 produces the protein MAKGDDALARKRNKSSRKKLRSKNGDSSSVSARVAAIIAAKKRRKSGKRRNCQGMCFSLPTLDDPYNDRNGNKDLDKKESKVRPSKGSKREFPKDKSSSAPNGTRGDACREKVRSSKEGSGNATSGHIAKRSKTCPERTKVNVNVEGGVQNFQEEGFDSSISPSKFLILCLNAIEKALYHDSFKGINKPLSADAWGIEFWKCYSSGKDILDTSGLSSTDEKIAWVVSSAADSIARKEKEGLSFSSPYLLFLVPTQEKATQVRSMCKPLKALGVHTVSIHSGASLDHQIQGLKSCEPEFLVSTPERLLELVAMQAIDIAGVSLLVVDGLDSFSKGGYLEMIQSIRKSISSNLHTIVFSDSFSCAYVPVVQDLLSGPIQRLSLNTSVASRSACIIQSLNFCTSEEEKLSKVIQALDRANDSQLCPQPLKMLFILGKECNVQELAAALKSKGHDIVAGALCGVPEIKNNSEVDSRSRPVVAKIDMEQINTIDLGNYDSIFILYAFPPIDKYVQILTGMARHTVNGVLHTFITKEEASFAGSLVELLEECGQAVPETVRNSSLT, from the exons ATGGCGAAGGGCGACGATGCGTTGGCgagaaaaaggaacaaatcCTCTCGGAAGAAGCTCCGTAGTAAGAACGGAGACTCCTCGTCTGTTTCTGCGCGCGTTGCCGCCATAATCGCCGCCAAGAAGCGGCGTAAGTCCGGCAAACGCAGAAACTGCCAG GGAATGTGCTTTAGCCTTCCTACTCTTGATGATCCCTACAATGATAGGAATGGGAACAAGGACTTGGATAAGAAGGAAAGTAAGGTCAGGCCTTCAAAAGGCTCCAAGAGGGAATTTCCAAAGGATAAGAGTTCTTCAGCACCTAATGGAACCCGTGGAGACGCTTGCCGTGAGAAAGTTAGGAGTTCAAAAGAAGGGTCTGGAAATGCCACTAGTGGCCACATAGCTAAAAGAAGCAAGACTTGTCCTGAAAGAACAAAAGTTAATGTGAACGTGGAAGGCGGTGTACAAAACTTTCAAGAAGAAGGCTTTGACAGTTCTATCTCTCCCTCAAAGTTTCTTATACTTTGCTTAAATGCAATAGAGAAGGCTCTATATCATGATTCTTTCAAAGGGATCAACAAGCCTTTGTCGGCTGATGCCTGGGGAATTGAGTTCTGGAAATGTTATTCTTCTGGGAAGGATATTCTGGACACCAGTGGGTTGTCTTCTACAGATGAGAAAATTGCATGGGTGGTCTCTTCGGCTGCTGACAGTATCgctagaaaagagaaagaaggttTATCATTTAGTAGCCcatatcttttatttcttgttcCTACCCAAGAGAAAGCTACTCAGGTTCGCTCCATGTGCAAGCCGTTGAAGGCTCTTGGAGTACATACAGTGAGCATACATTCTGGGGCATCCCTAGACCACCAAATTCAAGG TTTGAAGAGCTGTGAACCTGAATTTCTCGTGTCCACACCTGAGAGACTCTTAGAGCTCGTTGCCATGCAGGCTATTGATATAGCTGGTGTTTCTTTGCTg GTCGTCGATGGACtggattctttttcaaaaggtGGTTATCTTGAAATGATACAATCCATCAGGAAGTCTATATCAAGCAATCTGCATACTATTGTTTTCAGTGATAGCTTCAGCTGTGCCTATGTCCCAGTTGTACAAGATCTCCTCAGTGGCCCAATTCAAAGACTGTCTCTTAATACTTCTGTGGCCAGTCGAAGTGCCTGCATTATTCAATCGTTAAACTTCTGTACTTCTGAAGAGGAAAAACTATCTAAG GTCATCCAAGCTTTGGATAGAGCCAATGACAGTCAGCTCTGCCCACAGCCGTTGAAGATGCTCTTTATTCTTGGGAAGGAGTGTAATGTTCAGGAATTAGCTGCTGCTCTGAAATCCAAAGGCCATGATATCGTAGCTGGAGCATTATGTGGTGTCCCAGAAATTAAGAACAA TTCGGAGGTAGACAGCAGATCGAGGCCCGTAGTAGCCAAGATTGATATGGAGCAAATTAATACCATAGATCTGGGAAATTATGATAGCATATTCATACTCTATGCCTTTCCACCAATAGACAAATATGTTCAGATTCTAACAGGAATGGCTCGTCACACGGTCAATGGTGTGTTGCACACCTTCATTACCAAGGAAGAAGCATCATTTGCTGGTTCCTTGGTTGAACTCCTTGAAGAATGTGGGCAGGCTGTCCCTGAAACTGTAAGAAACTCATCCCTTACATAA
- the LOC111808878 gene encoding uncharacterized protein LOC111808878 → MTEDKRNILDHYRRQLAAKFELKRKLYKAVCNDPSLPNDVREEHRYKLSKLPRNSSFTRLRNRCIFTGRPRGVYQLFRVSRIVFRDLASKGLVMGVKKSSW, encoded by the coding sequence ATGACGGAAGACAAGCGGAATATTCTTGACCATTATCGTCGACAGCTTGCTGCGAAGTTTGAGTTGAAACGGAAGCTTTACAAAGCCGTTTGCAACGATCCGAGTCTTCCCAACGATGTGCGTGAAGAGCATCGTTATAAGCTGTCGAAGCTGCCAAGAAATAGTTCGTTCACTCGACTGAGGAATCGCTGCATTTTCACCGGTCGGCCTAGGGGTGTCTACCAGCTTTTCCGTGTTTCTCGTATCGTTTTCCGTGATCTGGCGTCCAAAGGTCTTGTAATGGGCGTCAAGAAATCTTCCTGGTAG
- the LOC111808823 gene encoding uncharacterized protein LOC111808823, translating to MVSESWFRSLWKPPRKRDSTQKVVIGVLAFEIASLMSKLVHLWHSLSDKQVGRLREEIANSLGIKKLVSDDDEYIVRLICAEMTESLAHVAKSVARLGKKCSDPSLKSFEHVFDNLVQFGVDPYGWIYSWKKMEKKVKKMETFISVNANLYQEMEMLADLEQTLRRMKINDDLDDTNLDEFRKKVEWKQQEVKNLREMSLWKRTYDYTILLLARSLFTIFSRIKYVFGIEQSLDNDSRDMSSDSIARSQSVSALMQSMVHPSENGLTKFASGPLKRFTTKSGPISKTAKRNNFHSGPLGGSITKSGPISGPVSGANRNFNSHSGPLTSSTIRSGPIFGIDNTTNQKNWLVGGYSSLFNGKKSHQKSNRLTQVGPFKGCMISGPSSTVVNCHISSNEHHSQLINGPKDTGKIVDPCKQLLRTHCRLLEAPPETLGAAALALHYANVIIVIEKLAASPHLIGLDARDDLYDMLPAKVRASLRAALKPYAKSLASSAYDTVLAGEWNEAMTGILEWLAPLAHNMVRWQSERSLEQQNFVSRTNMLLVQTLFFASLEKTEAIITELLVGLNYLWRFGRELNAKALSACASSRIHDEYLDIVG from the coding sequence ATGGTCTCAGAATCTTGGTTTCGCAGTCTATGGAAGCCGCCAAGGAAGCGTGATTCCACGCAGAAGGTTGTTATTGGAGTATTAGCTTTTGAAATTGCTAGCTTGATGTCCAAGTTGGTTCATCTATGGCATTCTTTGAGCGATAAGCAAGTCGGGAGGTTGAGGGAAGAGATAGCCAATTCGTTGGGAATAAAGAAGCTTGTGTCGGATGACGATGAGTATATCGTACGTCTAATATGTGCTGAGATGACAGAGAGTTTAGCTCATGTGGCTAAATCTGTTGCCAGGCTTGGAAAGAAATGCAGTGATCCTAGTTTAAAAAGTTTCGAGCAtgtttttgataatttagTTCAATTTGGTGTTGATCCCTATGGCTGGATATACTCATGGAAGAAGATGgaaaagaaagtgaagaagatGGAGACATTTATTTCAGTGAATGCAAATTTGTATCAGGAGATGGAGATGCTTGCAGATCTTGAGCAAACTTTGAGGAGGATGAAGATTAACGACGACTTGGATGATACAAACCTAGATGAGTTTCGAAAGAAGGTTGAATGGAAGCAGCAGGAGGTGAAAAATTTGCGAGAGATGTCGCTTTGGAAAAGGACCTATGATTACACGATTCTTCTTCTAGCCAGATCCCTATTCACAATATTCAGTAGGATCAAATATGTATTTGGAATCGAGCAGAGTCTGGATAATGATTCACGAGATATGAGTTCTGACTCGATAGCACGTAGTCAATCAGTGTCTGCATTAATGCAATCGATGGTCCATCCCTCTGAGAATGGTCTTACTAAATTTGCATCGGGGCCCCTCAAGAGGTTTACAACTAAATCAGGGCCGATTTCAAAAACAGCTAAACGCAATAATTTTCATTCTGGTCCCCTTGGTGGCTCTATTACGAAATCAGGTCCTATTTCAGGCCCCGTTTCTGGAGCGAATAGAAACTTCAACTCTCATTCGGGTCCTCTCACAAGTTCAACAATAAGATCAGGTCCAATTTTTGGAATAGACAATACAACCAATCAGAAGAATTGGCTTGTCGGTGGCTACTCTTCCCTGTTTAATGGGAAGAAATCCCATCAGAAGTCAAACAGACTGACTCAAGTTGGACCTTTCAAGGGATGCATGATATCTGGCCCTAGTTCTACGGTTGTCAATTGCCACATTAGTTCAAATGAGCATCATTCACAGCTTATCAATGGACCCAAAGACACTGGAAAGATTGTTGATCCTTGCAAGCAGTTGCTCCGTACCCATTGCCGATTGTTGGAAGCCCCACCCGAGACTCTAGGTGCTGCTGCTTTGGCACTGCACTATGCAAATGTCATTATTGTAATTGAGAAGCTTGCTGCATCTCCTCATTTGATTGGCCTAGATGCTAGAGATGATCTATACGATATGCTGCCAGCTAAAGTTCGAGCTAGCTTGAGGGCAGCTCTAAAACCATATGCCAAGAGCTTGGCTTCATCTGCGTATGACACAGTTCTTGCAGGAGAGTGGAATGAGGCAATGACTGGGATATTAGAATGGCTTGCTCCACTGGCTCATAACATGGTTAGATGGCAATCTGAACGCAGTCTCGAACAACAGAATTTTGTTTCCAGGACCAATATGCTTCTTGTACAAACTCTTTTCTTCGCAAGTCTAGAAAAAACCGAAGCAATCATTACCGAACTTCTTGTTGGTCTGAATTACCTATGGAGGTTCGGTAGGGAACTCAATGCAAAAGCTCTAAGCGCGTGTGCCAGCAGTAGAATACATGATGAATATTTGGATATCGTTGGGTAA
- the LOC111808820 gene encoding phosphatidylinositol-3-phosphatase myotubularin-1-like isoform X1: protein MAAPKPRTTRSRSHRDVPDLEKMDGAYSWDALEWTKIEAVPRSVSRVNFDCLLQAEQVIAEGYGVVLVNTDEAGTLFVTNFRLLFLSEGTMDVIALGTIPLATIDKFNKIVVKTNSVSRQSEKSSSSRRLLQVIGKDMRIIVFGFRPRTKQRRKVYDALLKCMKPARIWDLYAFKSGPSKYSNTDPKVRLLNEYFRLLGKGSLRASMGMIEDGSFTLSNELWRITDINSSYTLCQTYPFALVVPKHISDAEILQASTFRARCRLPVVSWCNPGTGAVLARSSQPLVGLMMNMRSNTDEKLVAALCSYLVSVQGPSRRKLYIADARPRKNALANGAMGGGSESSSNYFQSEIVFFGIDNIHAMRESLTRLREYLDTHGEKSSDGMSSFLRHGGWTWGGGNLSSMSASVSTLGDSGWLIHVQSVLAGSAWIAARVALEKATVLVHCSDGWDRTTQLVSLASLLLDPYYRTITGFQALVEKDWLAFGHPFSDRSGMPTISGSGNMPYELSRQSSTGSFSTSPMRQPSGSFTSPASSPPPSQTSNNCSPIFLQWVDCVSQLLRMYPFAFEFSSAFLVDLLDCMLSCRFGNFLCNCEKERQQCAVSEVCGCIWAYLADLRASEGSSHVHYNLFYDPTKHEGPLLPPAAALAPTLWPQFHLRWACPKESQAGELEVRCRKMAIKFSEMQKEKEIAERKTQEMTAAMESIKSELQNEKQLSVSARNIAKSANKECEAIKRAIQSLGCKVQVSSNGYCTVDIEGDLMKSNQKNRPASRRASHRSLPSSEDNDLSLSITVTEDDVPKDSPSHVCEALCPLRTHDKACRWPDAGCAHLGSQFIGLKANFDAFDQLSIYDGYFKPE from the exons ATGGCAGCGCCAAAGCCTCGTACCACTCGGTCCAGGTCTCACAGGGATGTCCCGGATTTGGAGAAGATGGACGGTGCTTACAGTTGGGACGCCCTCGAATGGACGAAGattgag GCCGTTCCGCGGTCGGTTTCGCGTGTTAACTTTGATTGCTTGCTTCAAGCCGAACAAGTGATTGCAGAG GGATATGGTGTTGTTCTTGTAAATACTGATGAGGCGGGTACCTTGTTTGTAACCAATTTTCGTCTTCTATTTCTA AGTGAAGGAACCATGGATGTTATTGCCCTTGGCACCATACCACTGGCGACAATTGataaattcaacaaaata gTTGTGAAGACAAATTCTGTCTCTCGCCAATCTGAAAAGTCTTCATCATCTAGGCGACTTCTTCAGGTCATTG GAAAAGACATGAGAATTATTGTCTTTGGCTTTCGTCCAAGAACAAAACAG AGGCGTAAAGTATATGATGCATTACTGAAGTGTATGAAACCTGCAAGAATATGGGATCTATATGCATTCAAGTCCGGTCCATCCAAGTATAGTAATACAGACCCAAAAGTTCGCTTGCTAAATGAGTATTTTCGGCTTCTTGGAAAGGGTTCCCTACGTGCATCGATGGGTATGATTGAAGATGGATCATTTACATTGTCCAATGAATTGTGGAGAATAACTGACATCAATTCCAGTTATACTCTGTGCCAGACTTATCCATTTGCATTAGTTGTTCCAAAACACATTag TGATGCAGAAATTTTGCAGGCTTCTACCTTTCGTGCTAGATGTCGATTGCCTGTTGTTTCGTGGTGCAATCCTG GTACTGGAGCTGTTCTTGCGCGTTCCTCCCAACCCTTAGTTGGTCTTATGATGAATATGAGAAG TAATACTGATGAAAAGCTTGTTGCTGCACTTTGCTCGTATCTTGTTAGCGTTCAAGGGCCATCACGTAG gaAGCTTTATATAGCTGATGCAAGGCCTAGAAAAAATGCTTTAGCAAATGGAGCTATGGGTGGTGGCTCGGAGTCTTCgtcaaattattttcaatctgAG ATAGTCTTTTTTGGGATTGACAACATACATGCAATGAGGGAAAGTCTTACCCGGCTCAGAGAGTACTTGGATACTCATGGTGAAAAATCATCTGATGGAATGTCATCATTCTTG AGACACGGCGGATGGACTTGGGGTGGGGGTAATCTTAGTAGTATGTCTGCATCTGTATCAACACTGGGAGATAGTGGCTGGTTAATCCATGTTCAAAGTGTCTTGGCTGGTTCCGCATGGATTGCTGCACGTGTTGCTTTGGAAAAAGCAACTGTACTAGTTCATTGCAG TGATGGCTGGGACAGAACAACACAACTAGTTTCACTTGCTAGCTTACTACTTGATCCTTATTACCGGACGATCACTGGATTTCAG GCACTGGTTGAAAAGGATTGGCTGGCATTTGGTCATCCTTTCTCAGATCGATCTGGCATGCCGACCATATCAGGAAGTGGTAACATGCCATATGAACTCTCTAGGCAGTCTTCAACTGGAAGTTTTTCTACTTCACCTATGCGTCAGCCATCGGGATCATTCACATCTCCAGCTTCCAGTCCTCCTCCCTCACAAACATCAAACAACTGTTCTCCCATATTTTTACAG TGGGTTGATTGTGTTTCTCAACTTTTGCGCATGTATCCCTTTGCTTTCGAGTTCTCTTCA GCATTCCTGGTGGATCTGTTGGATTGTATGCTTTCCTGTCGCTTTGGGAACTTCTTATGCAATTG TGAGAAGGAGCGGCAGCAATGTGCAGTCTCTGAAGTTTGCGGCTGTATATGGGCGTATTTAGCTGATTTACGAGCTTCGGAAGGAAGTTCGCACGTGCATTACAACCTTTTCTATGATCCTACCAAACATGAAGGTCCACTCTTACCTCCTGCAGCAGCTCTAGCTCCAACTCTCTGGCCACAATTCCATCTTCGTTGGGCTTGCCCTAAAGAATCCCAAGCTGGAGAACTTGAAGTCAGATGCAGGAAAATGGCTATAAAATTCTCTGAAATGCAGAAG GAGAAAGAAATAGCCGAGAGAAAAACGCAAGAGATGACGGCTGCCATGGAATCGATAAAATCAGAGTTACAGAACGAGAAGCAGTTAAGTGTATCTGCTAGGAATATTGCAAAAAGTGCAAACAAAGAATGTGAAGCCATAAAGAGAGCAATTCAGTCTCTAGGTTGCAAGGTTCAAGTCTCTAGTAATGGTTATTGTACTGTTGACATTGAGGGCGACCTGATGAAATCCAATCAGAAAAATCGTCCTGCTTCGAGAAGGGCTTCGCATCGTTCACTGCCTTCTAGTGAAGACAATGACCTCTCCCTTTCTATCACGGTTACAGAAGATGATGTTCCAAAGGACTCCCCCAGTCACGTCTGCGAAGCTCTTTGCCCATTGCGCACTCACGACAAAGCTTGCCGGTGGCCCGATGCTGGTTGTGCTCATTTGGGTAGCCAATTTATCGGACTAAAGGCAAATTTCGACGCATTCGATCAACTATCCATATATGATGGTTATTTCAAGCCAGAGTGA